TCTCCAGCACAACCACTCAGACGCAGAGACGGCACAAGCCTGGCTCAGATCTCTTATTAATGAATGGAGCCGTTCCCAGGCTGCATCACAGCACACCTCTGCACTCGCTGCTCGGCTGCTCTCTCAACTGACACAGGAAAACTGGGAGAAAACATCAACAGTGACAACaaggacagcagcagcacaggaagaGTCAAAAACTGGCTATGAAGAGACGACAaaagaacacagaaacacacaatgcAGACACAACTGAGGACATGACGGAAGCCATTAAAAGCCCGGATTCAGAGCCTGATCTTGAGCCACCGGATTCtccatcgtcatcatcatcatcttctcccCCTCTTCCTCCGTTAGCCATGCCACCTTCTGGATCTGCCTCAGCTCTCCTGGCTCTTGCATCTCCAGCCACCAGGCGCTCCATTTCCATGGGAGACTTCCGGAGGGTGACAGGGGCTCTGCTAGCAGGTTCGGAACCCCCATCCACCTCTGCCACGGCCCCCTCCTCCAAACTTGTCACCCCCAGCTCCAGCATGGAGTTTGAGGCAGCTCGGCGGCGCCTCCTGGAGGTAGAGGAGCGCCAACGTGTCATCAGAGAGATGGAAAAGCGACTGGAAGAGCTCAGGGAAGTGTTTGTGCGCTCCGAGCAGGAGGTGGTGCTTCACGGGGAACTGGTGTCGCGGATATCAAGTGCAGCCCAGCAGGGGGAGCTGTACGTGGCGGAGAACAGCCAACGGCTCAAGAAAGGCCTTAAGTTCAAGAAGCATCGGCCTACAATCGTTTTTTCCTCTATGCTTGGACTTCGCACGTGCCTCCCCTGGTCTATGAAGCTAAAATAGCTAACATTTCATCCATAACTTTAGAAATGTGCTTTAAATAACTGGGAAGACAGACTTCCGTTCTTTAGCTATCACTCATTGACACGGCTGCTCTCTAGTTtccaccttttcttttcttgtttcctgAGGCTGGTCCTTGGGGGGCTTTAGAGTGCCTACAATAATCACAATTGCTAGTAAAGAGCTTTCCTTTCAGTGTGTTACTGAGGAAATTTTTTGATTAGGAAACTAATCAAGCCAGTACCAGTGCAATGTGTACAGGATGTCATTAGTTCTCTATTTTTTCCGCACATAGTTTGCTGCTTGCAGTTTGTTGTGGGGCTGGAGTTGCACAGGAGAGATTCAGATAGAATCTATCTGTGGTGCATGGATGAGTCATATTTCAGGTGATGTGAGAGGAGAGGTTCAGACTGGCCCGTGAGGTACCGAGAGCTTCCGTGTATATGGCTTAAGTTATACAGCTATGAGAATTATGTAATATTTACCCATTcacaaaatggaaaagaaacaaCTCTGTGAATtgatttaagaagaaaaaaaagatgaagaaaggATGAAAGCATCTGCCTTTTCGGCCTCGTTGTGAGGGGAGTTAAGGGCAGTGAAAGAGCAAGCTAAAGATTGCTGCAGTGTTATGTAAAACCAAGTATGCAGGAACGGGAGATGTAAGAACcagaaaaatagaaaaggaaCAAATTTTAGAACTTAGATGGCTTTTACCTACAAAGAAAACGTGCCTTGGCTTCTCTGAGACCACTCGTCCACTACCACAGCATCTGCTTCTGGCAGCATAAACAAGGAAAGACAGCAGGAAAGAAATTCGGGCTGGAAGACTTCCACCTGTGGCCTCTTTTTAGCCAGTCACCTAGCAACCAGTCATCTCTGTATCCTAAATCCTCTTGCGCAAACATACAGAATGTATCCAGCAGAGAGCTGTAACTAcaacactatgatttggctttAGAGATCCACTGAAGGATTTAGGAGCTAATAATTCTACTTACTTATTTAAAAATCTACTAGAACTGCCTGCGTAGGAGGAAATACTATTGATAAAAGCTTGTTGCTAACACTGTTTATCTGATGATTTGGGGCTACACCCATGTATGCATCACTTAGAAAACTAGAGCATCACCATTTGCTGATTGTGTCTTGGTGCTGCATGTGGCTGTAAGAGTTGCAGCGGCTCCCCCTGTGATTGCACTCTTAAGTTAGATAAGTAGTTCACATTCAGGGTTTGTTTGTGAGATGTGTATGAACAtccagaaaatatatatatatattttttttttttcttgttatacTAAGCGATCAACCTGTAATTACATTGTAATACTTAATGCAAAGCGTTGTCCCATGTGCAGAAGGTGACCTAGTTTTTACATATAGATTGCTCTCATTTTTTGCCCCAGTTCTTCATTTCATTCCACCcatttcttttgtctttggaTTAAGCAATGACAAAGTATCTCTTGTCTTCATCTGTTTCCACCAATCCCTTGCTTCAGCTAGGTCTGAGTGTCCAGAATTCACAGCCAGTACACCAGGGACATCTATTTCTGGCATTTGAAGGTTATAGCAAAGAAGCAAGCACTCAATTTCAGTGTAGCATATGTTGAAAAAAAGCACGTATAGAGCTGTGAGTTAGTGCTGGTTTCCATCTACGTGAGCTACTTTCTAAAAGAATCAAAAAAGGGTTTTCACAGTCCCTGATGGTGCT
This is a stretch of genomic DNA from Pelmatolapia mariae isolate MD_Pm_ZW linkage group LG16_19, Pm_UMD_F_2, whole genome shotgun sequence. It encodes these proteins:
- the LOC134645175 gene encoding uncharacterized protein LOC134645175, which gives rise to MKRRQKNTETHNADTTEDMTEAIKSPDSEPDLEPPDSPSSSSSSSPPLPPLAMPPSGSASALLALASPATRRSISMGDFRRVTGALLAGSEPPSTSATAPSSKLVTPSSSMEFEAARRRLLEVEERQRVIREMEKRLEELREVFVRSEQEVVLHGELVSRISSAAQQGELYVAENSQRLKKGLKFKKHRPTIVFSSMLGLRTCLPWSMKLK